The following is a genomic window from Hymenobacter sp. APR13.
GGGGGTGAGGTTGACGTAGGCTGGCACACAAAAATGCCCCGGCCAGCACGGCCAGGGCATTGAGGAGAGAAGGGCGGAAGCCGGTAGCCGCTACCAGAGGCGGGTGTCGCTGACGCCGGCCGGCAGGGGCGGGTGCTCGGCCAAACCCAGCACGCACCAGCCGTTTTCCAGGCCAAAGGCGCCACCCTGCAGCAGGTAGCTGATCCAGCGCTCGGTGCTGCGGCCGCTGTACTGTTCGCTCTCGGGCTCATACTCGCGCAGCAGCACCGCGTCGCCGATCTGGTAGTCCCGGTCGTTGAAGCGCACGTCGAAGGCTTTGCGGCCGTCGAGTACGGCGGCAAAGCAGGCGGGCCAGACCTTCAGCTCGTGGTAGGTAGGGGTGAGGACCGAAGCAGTGCGCGTGGAAGACGAAGTATATAGCATGGTGTGGAAGTGCAAAAGGTGGAACGGAAACTCGCCGGCCACGCCCCTGGTGGGCTGACCGGCAAGGGTATTTACTGACTGGCAGCGGCGTTGGTTGCCGCCGATCGTACTGCAAAGGTACTGTTCCTGTGTTACTTCCGTGTGAAGGTTGCGTTTCGGGCAGGTGCTACGATACAGCAAAAAGAACGTCATGCTGAGCTTGCCGAAGCATCTCGCGTGCTGACGTTGCCAAATCGTTGACCGGCAACCGCTCCGTAGCCCAGGGGGTAAACCCGTGGGCTAGTGAAGCAACATCAGCACGCGAGATGCTTCGGCAAGCTCAGCATGACGTTCTTTTAATCAAATGCCCGCTACGCGGTTTTGCGGCGGCGGCTGTTCTTTTTCAGCCAGGCGTAGGTGTCGAACTGGGCACGCACGGCGGCAGCATTGGCGGCCACCTCGGTGGTGGGGCCTACAAAGTTATTCTGCCAGTCTCTGGACTTCACGCTGTCCTGGCGCTGCAGATCCAGCATGTGGCGCACCTCGGTCCGCAGCTTAGGATCCAGAATCGGGAAGGCCACTTCCACGCGGCGGTCGAGGTTGCGGGCCATCCAGTCGGAAGAGGCCACGTACAGCTTTTCGTCGCCGCCGTTGCCGAACACGTAGAGGCGGGCGTGCTCGAGGTAGCGGTCCACGATGCCGCGCTGGGTGATGTTCTCGCTCTGGCCCGCCCGGCCCGGAATCAGGCACGAAATACCCCGGATCAGCAGCTCCACCCGCACGCCGGCCGTGCTGGCTTCGTAGAGCTTCAGAATCATGCGCTCGTCCTGCAGGGCATTCAGCTTCAGGATGATGTAGGCGTCCTCGCCCTTGCGGGCCCGTGCTATTTCGGCGTCGATGAGGGCGTTGAGCTTCTCGCGCAGCTCGAAGGGGGCCACAAGCAGGTGCTCAAACTGCCCGGTTTTGTCGAGGCGGTCGTTGAAGTAGCGGAACACCTCGCCTACCTCGCTGGTCAGGCGCGGGTCGGCCGTGAACAGGCCGTGGTCGGCGTAGATGTTGCTGGTTACTTCGTTGAAGTTGCCGGTGCTCAGGTAGGCGTAGAGGCGGTTGTGGCCTTCCTCGGCGCGGGTGATAAGCAGCAGCTTGCTGTGCACTTTCAGGTCCGGAATGCCATAGATGACGTTGGCGCCGGCTTTCTGCAGCTTCTCAGCCCAGTACATATTGCTTTCCTCGTCGAAGCGGGCTTTCAGCTCCACCACCACCGTCACCTGCTTACCGTTTTTCACAGCCTTCAGCAGGGCCTTGGCCACCTCGCTCTTGCTGGACACGCGGTAGAGCGTGATGCTGATGCCACTGACCTGCGGATCCTGGGCGGCCTCCGTAATCAGGCGCGTCACGTAGTCGAACGACTGGTAGGGCAGGTTGAGTAGGTGGTCGCGCTCGGCAATGGCGGGCAGCATCTTGCCGGTGCGTGGCAGCGTGGGGTGCGGCAGCGGCGGGTGCGGCTCGTACACGAGGTGCGAGAGGCCCAGGTCGGGGAATCCGAAGAAGTCGCGGAAGTTGTGGTAGCGGCTGCCTTCCACCAGCTCGTCCTTGCCGATGCCGGTTTTCTGCATCAGGGCTTTGAGCACGGGTTTGGGCATGGCCGGGTCGTAGAGCAGGCGGGCCGGGTAGCCGGTTTCGCGCTTCTGCAGGCTGCTCTTGATCTTGAGCATCAGGTTGCCCGACACCTCCTCCTGAATGTCGAGCTCCGCGTCGCGGGAGAGTTTGACGGCGTGCACCTGCACCTTCCCGAACTTGGGAAACAGCGTGTGCGCGCAGCACCGAATCACGTCGTCGAGGAACATCACGTACCGCTCGTCGCCGATGATGGGCAGCTGCACAAAACGGCCGCCGTGGCGCTTAGTGGGCAGCTCCATCACCATCACCCGCTCGTCTTCGGTGTGTTTTTTCTTCTTGCCGCTGGCCTCAGGCTCCGTGAGGTGGAAGGTGAGGTACACGGTCTGGTCTTTCAGGAACAGGTGGTGCAGGTTCTCGTCCAGAATCACGGGCGAAAGCAAGTCCTGCACGTTCTGCTCGAAGTACTGCTGCACCCACTGCTGTTGCTCCTCGCTCAGGTCGTGCTCCGACACTAGGTGAATGTGCTGCTCCCGCAGAGCGGGCAGCAGCCCGTTGCGGAAGGTTTCCCCGAACTCCTGCTGCTGGCGGCCTACCTCTTCGAGCAGGTCTTTGAGCTGCCCGGCCGGGTCTTCGCCCAGCTTGGCGCGGGTTTTTTTCTTGAGCTTCACCAGGCGCCGCAGCGTGGCCACCCGCACCTTGAAATACTCGTCGAGGTTGGAGCTGAAAATGGCCATGAACTTGAGGCGCTCCAGCAGGGGCACCTGCGGGTTTTGGGCTTCCTGCAGCACGCGGCGGTTGAAGGCCAGCCAGCTCAGCTCCCGGTTCAGCAGTTCAGGTTTCGCCGTTGCTGGCTTCTTTTCGGTCTTTTCCATGAGGAGGAGGGGGAAGAAATAGAGGCTGCTATGCAGAGGCGCCGCCGAAGCATCTCGTGAGCTGGCGTTGTATGGCTAATCATACTACAGCCCGTAAGATGCTCCGGCAAGCTCCGCATGATGGCCCTGCGTCAGTTTTTAATTGGAATCCCGCGGGCAGTCGAAGAAGTAGAACTCGGCATTCTGCGTGTCAGCCTCGGCCCAGCGCTCCACCTGAAAGTGCAGGCACACAATGGCCGCGGTAGGCATCTCCTCGCTCAGCGGGCTGGGCGAAAGTAGGTTGGCCAGCTCCGTAATGCCGGGGTTGTGGCCCACCAGCAGCACGCTTTGCGCCTCGTCCGGCGACTCGCGCACCACCCGCAGTAGCGTCATCGGGTCGGCGTGGTAGATGTCGGGCCGCACCACAATTTTGTCGTGCTGATACTCAAGCTCCTTGGCCACCAGCGCGGCGGTAGTCAGGGAGCGTACGGCCGTGGAAGCCAGCAGCAGATCCAGCTTGATGTTGCGCTCGGCCAGCGCCTGGCCCATGCGCGGAGCATCGGTGCGGCCTCGTTCGTTGAGGGGGCGCTGCTCATCGGAAAGGTCGTCGAAGCTCCAGCTGGATTTAGCGTGGCGCATCAGGTATAGGGTCTTCATAAGGCAAAGGGAGCGGAATGGGAGAGTCGCAGACCAGAAGCAGGCCTCTTTACTGAGGTGTCCGAAAAAAGTTTTTGCGCCGCCGGATACGGCGGTCGGCCATCCCTGCAAGATAGCACGAGCAGGCCGGCTCCCGGTCAAAAAAGGAAAGCCCGCCAATTCGGCGGGCTTTCTTTGGGGAGTGAGGGTAAAGCATCGGGGTATCCGATGAAACTTACGCCTGCATTACTCTTTCACGAAGCGCTGATGCGACACCTGCTGGCCATCGGTGATGGTAAGCATGTATACGCCTTTGCTCAAGCCCGAAATGTCGAGCTGGCCTTCGGTGCTGTAGGTAGCCTGGCGCTGCTCGGCGCCGCGTACGTCGTACACTTTCACGCTTACGGCGCTCGGGTCACGGTCAGCGGGCAGGGCAATGCTCAGCACGCTGGTAGCAGGGTTCGGGTACACGCTGTAGTCGGTGGAAGCCAGACGTGCCGAGGTACGGGCCGTGCCGCCCGAGATGGTGACGGTGTAGTCTTCGGTTTCGCCGTAGCCGTAGCTGTTGCAGCTGGTGGTGGCCGAGGCGTCGCTCATCACCACGCGCATGCGGGTGCTGCCGGATTTAGCGGTGGCAGGTACCGTGAACGTGCTGGAGCGCGTGGTAGCCACGTTGCTGCCGGCGGCATTCACCACCAGCTCACCGGCGTCCGTGAACAGGCCGTTCTGGTTGTAGTCAATGTACACCTTGAAGTACTCGGTGTAGGCCGTGCCCGCGAAGCCGGCGCTGTAGCTGATGGTCTGCGAGGAGCCGGCGGCCAGCGTGGTGCTCAGAGCAGTGCCGTTGTAGTAGCCGGCATCTTTGCTGGAAGTGCGGGCAATGGTGCCCAGCTTCACGTAGTCGATCCACTCATACGCCACGCTGTTGCCCTTGCTGGCGCAGTACGTAACGGTGGTAGGGGGAGGCGTGGTGCCGCCGCCGGTGCCGGGGGCCGTGCCGCCCAGCGAGGTGAGCAGCGAAGCCCGGCTGCCGCCACTGCCGAACAGGGCGTTCATGCGGGTGCTCTGGCCGGTGGAGAACATGTACATGCAGGCGTCGTTGGTGTAGTCCATGTAGTTCATGAACATGTCGCCGTTGGTGGTATTGCCGCAGGTGCGGCGCGGGAACACCGGGCAGCCGGAGTTGTCGGCCTGCTGGGTGGGCGTATCGCTCACTAGGTCGCTGCCGCAGTTGGCATCTCCCCAGATATGGCGCAGGTTCAGATAGTGGCCTACTTCGTGCGTGGCCGTGCGGCCCAGGTTGAATGGGGCCGACAGATAGCCGGTGCGGCCAAAGTAGTTCGGGCCGATAACTACGCCGTCGGTGCTGGCTGCGCCGCCCGGAAACTGCGCGTAGCCTAGAATGCCGCCGCCGATGTTGCACACCCAGATGTTCATGTACTGGCTGGCAGGCCAAGCGTTGAGGCCGCCGGTAGCGGTGTTCTTCATGGCATCGGCGGTGCCCCAGGTAGTTTTCGTGCTCGATTTGCGCTCGATGCCGGTGGTAGCGTTGCCGTTAGGGTCGCGCTTGGCCAGCACAAACTGCAGGCCGGCGTCGGCGGCGAGGCCGGCAAAGGCCGCCGGCGTCTTGCTCACGTCGGAGTTAAGCTTGCGGAAGTCTTCGTTGAGCACCGCAATCTGCGAGGCAATCTGGGCGTCGGATATGTTCTCGTTGGCGTTGCTGTAGAGCACGTGCACCACTACCGGAATAGTACCGAGCAGGGCCGTGCCCCGCTGTGCAACCGGGTTAGCCTCCAGCTGGCGCGTTACGTTCTCAATATTTTGCATGCGCTGGGCCATGCCGGGGTCGGAGGCCATCTGGCGCTCCAGCACCTCCATGGAGGCACACTGGCGCTGGGCTACTGCTTCCGTGCTGAGGCTCATCCCCAGGGCGGCCAGTAGAACTGCGTAAAAGGTTTTTTTCATGTGAAAATGAGTTTGGTTGTGGAAAAGGGAACGGTTCGGCTAACTTATTGAAAATATGTCAAAATAATAAGCGTTTCACCTGTAGTATTTCAAATAATGCCTGAAATTGCCCCCGGAGTGCTATTCAGGCTAAGAGAAATGCCGAAGCACAAACGCCGAACAAGCGTTTGTTTTTGCATTATGGGCATGTAGTTGCTACAGAGTCCGGTGCGCGAGCCATACAAAGGAAAAGCCCGCCATATGGCGGGCCTTTCGGGGTGGTGAGTAAATGAAAATCGGAAGGGCTATGCTGCCGGGGCGCTGCAACACCGGGCGGAAGCAGCGCTAATTACGCTATTCTTTCTCAAACCGCTGGCGGATCGTTTGCGTGCCGTCGGTCAGGACGGCCTGATACAAGCCCTGGGGCAGGCCTGCCACGCCTATGTGGCCCTGGTTGTCGTAGCTCACCTGCTGCATTTCGTGGCCGCGCAGGTCGTACACCTTCACGCTCCAGCCGGCAAACTGCTCGGCCGGCACCGATACGTTCAGCGTCTGGGTGGCGGGGTTCGGGAACAGGCGCACCTTGCTCTGGGCTTCAGCCGTAGCGGCTGACTGGCGCAGGGCCGTGCCGCCCAGCGAGGTAACCAGCGAGGCGCGGGCACCGCCGGCCGCAAACAGGGCGTTCATGCGGGTGCTCTGGCCAGTGGAGAACATGTACATGCAGGCGTCGTCGGTGTAGTCCATGTAGTTCATGCTCATGTCGCCTTGGTTGGAGCACGATACCTTCGGGAAGGTAGGGCAGCCGTAGTTGGCTGCCTGCTGGGTGGGCGTGTCGCTCACGAGGTCGTTGCCGCAGCTGGCATCACCCCAGATGTGGCGCAGGTTCAGCCAGTGGCCCACCTCGTGGGTGGCCGTGCGGCCTTTGTCGTAGGGTCGGGCCGTGCCGCCGGGCAGCGTCGAGTAGAGCACTACCACGCCGTCGGTGCTGGCCGTGCCGCCCGGAAACTGGGCGTAGCCGAGCAGGCCCTGGCCCAGGTTGCACACCCACAGGTTGAGGTACTGGCCGGCGGGCCAGGCGGCGGAGCCGCCACGCTTGCCGTTCTTCACGGCGTCGTTGCTGCTGAAGGAAGTGGTTTTGGTGAGCTTGCGGATGATGCCGTCGGTGGGGTTGCCGTTGGGGTCGCGCTTGGCCAGCACAAACTGGATGTTGGTGTTGGCGGCCAGGCCGGCGAAGGCGGCCGGCACCAGGCTGGCGTCGGCGTTCAGCTTGGCAAAGTCCTTATTGAGTACATCAATCTGCGCCTGAATCTGCGAGGTCGGCACGTTCTCGGCCGCCGTGCGGTACACCACGTGCACTACTACCGGAATGGTCACCACGCCTGCCGTAGCGCGGCTGAACACCGGCGACTTCTCATAGGCTTGGGTCTGGGCTTCCACAGCGGCCATGCGCTGGGCCAGGCTGGGGTCGGCCTGCATCTGAGCGGCCAGCACTTCCATGGCGCCACAGGTGCGGCCGGGCAGCGTAGGCGCCAGTTCGAAGTTGCCCTGGCGCAGCTCCTGCCCGAAGGCAGCGGAAGTCAGACCCAGGAAAGCAAGTGCGAGCGAGTATACAGTTTTCTTCATGTTGGTTGTTTTGATGGGTGTTCGTGCAATGAGGGCTCTAATTTATTGAAAAATACGCAATAATAAAGGTGTTGTATTGCGACGATGCTCGTTTTTTTATGCAAAGTGCGTGAGGCTCTTTGCATGGCAGTCCGGGCCGGACACGCAAACGCCCTTCCGGCCACGAGGGCGGAAGGGCGTTGGCAGCGCCGGCCAGCGGCCGCGTACAGGAAGGCGGCTATTCCTCCACGCTGAAGCCGGGAACAAAATTGGGGTAGCGCTCCATGTGGATCTTGCTCACGTGCCGCGTGATAAGGTCCCGCAGCTCGTCGATGTTTTCGCGCTCCTGCGCCGAGATGAAAATCACCGGGTCGTGGAGCTTGGCCATGTAGGTGTCCTGCAGCTGCGCCAGCGACGGGCGCACGGGCAGATCCTCGTCGAGGTTCATGCCCTCGAAGTCGGGCACGGCGTCGGCGGGAGCGTCGGCGCGGTACTGGTCAATCTTGTTGAAGACGAGCAGCATGGGCTTGTCGGCGGCCTCGATGTCCTTGAGCGTGGCATTCACCACCTCCATCTGCTCCTCGAAGGTGGGGTGCGAGATGTCCACGACGTGAATCAGCAGGTCGGCTTCCCGGATTTCGTCGAGCGTGCTCTTGAAGCTCTCAATCAGGCGGGTGGGCAGCTTGCGGATGAACCCCACGGTGTCGGAAAGCAGAAACGGCACGTTCTCGAACACGATTTTGCGCACCGTGGAATCGACGGTGGCAAACAGCTTGTTTTCGGCAAACACGTCGGAGCGGCTCAGCAGGTTCATGATAGTGCTTTTGCCCACGTTGGTGTAGCCCACCAGCGCCACCCGCACCACGCCGCCGCGGCTTTTGCGCTGGGTGTGGCTCTGCTTGTCGAGGTCCTTGAGCTTTTCTTTCAGGAAGTCGATCCGCTCGCGCACTACGCGGCGGTCCGTCTCAATTTCCGTTTCCCCCGGGCCGCGCTGGCTTACGCCACCGCCGCGCTGCTTGTCCAGGTGAGTCCAGAGGCCGGTGAGGCGGGGCAGCAGGTACTGGTACTGCGCCAGTTCCACCTGCGTGCGCGCCGTGGCCGACTTGGCCCGGCGGGCGAAGATGTCGATGATGAGCAGCGAGCGGTCCACGATTTTCACCTTCAGCTCGGCCTCCAGGTTGCGCAGCTGCGAGGGCGAGAGGTCGTCGTCGAAGATGACCACGTTGGTGTTGCTGTGCTGCACGTAGGCCTTGATTTCTTCGAGCTTGCCTTCGCCCACAAACGTGCGGATGTCGGGCTTGTCGAGGCGCTGCACAAAGCGGCGCGTAACCGTGACGCCGGCCGTTTCGGCCAGGAAGGCCAGCTCGTCGAGGTATTCTTGGGTGCGGGCGTCGGCCTGGCGTTTGTCGGGCACGGCCACCAGCACGGCGGTTTCCTGCTCGAGGGCGGTTTCGTAGGTGGCGTCTTTGTTGCCTTTGGCCAGAATGCGGCCGGCGCGGCCCTTGGCGCTGTCGACGGCGCCGGGGTGGCGGGTGCTATTCTGGCGGCGTTTAGCTTCTTTGGCCATATAGTCAGAGGAAGAGAGTGGGAGGGAGCGAGTGTATAAAAAGCAGGTGGCGCGGCCGAAGGTTTAGCGCAGCGTGAGCGAATAGGCTACTACCTGCTGAATCTGGGCGTCGGTGAGCTTGCCCTGGAAAGCCGGCATCTTGCCCAGGCCGTTCGTGACCAGGTACACGCGGCCGGCGGTGTTGAGGTTGCTTTTGGTGAGGTCGTGGGCGCCGTTGAGGCCGCGCTGGCCGTCGGGCCCGTGGCATACTACGCAGTTCTTGGCAAACAGGGCCTGTCCGGCGGCCAGTTCCGGACTGGGCGTGGCGGCCGGCTCATCGGAAGTGGCGTCGGCAATGGTGGCCGCGTCGGCATCGGACAGGCCAGCCGGGGCGTTTTCGATGGGCACGTCGGCGTCGGGCGTGGCAGTGGTTTCGGGCAGGCCGGCGGCGGTGGGTATAGTGCCCGACAAAACCGCCGCATTAGGCGCTTCTCCCAGCAGCGCCTGCCGCAGCACATTAGGCTGCTGCGGCCCCTGAATGACGAGCGCGCTGTACGTATGAAGGCCGTAGCTGACTACCAGGCCCAGCAGGAAGAGGCGGGCTGCCCCCCCACGCTCTTGCCGTAGCGCCCGGACAAAGCCCAGGGCAATAATCGTTAAGAATACCGCCCTGACCCAGGCCCACGGTATTTTGGGACCCGTGTAGGTGAGGTAGGCGGCCGCAAAAGTGAGCAGGCCGGCACCCAGCAGCAGGCTGTCGGCCCAGCGGGTGCGGGCGCGCAGGCGGCGTAGCTGCTCCTGGCGGCCCGTGAGCAGCAGCACCAGCTTGTAGAGGAAAAACAACAGCGTCAGCACCACCACAACGGCGTGCAGCCGCCACAAAACGATATTCAGCATCAGGAGGAACGGTCAGGAGGAGCGGCAAAGATACGGGTGCCGGCAACTGCTAGCGGCCGGCGGAGCGGGGCGAAGCAAGTGTCGGCAGCCGAAAAAAGTTTGGGCTCGTATAGGCCGGCCGGGCGTTTGGTACCTTTGTCGGCGTCGGACCGGGAGGTTCCGGTCTAGACTGGCTACGACCGGAAACCTGTCACCTCATCACCTCATCACCCCAAGAATGCGCGTTGCCCTGGTCATCAATACAAGCTGGAACATCTGGAACTTCCGCCGCAGCCTGGTAAAGGCCCTGCAGGACGCCGGGCACGAGGTGCTGGCCATTGCCCCGCCCGATGCCTACTCCGAGCGTCTCGAAACCGAGCTGGGCTGCCGCTACGTGCCCATCCTGATGGAAAACAAGGGCACCAACCCCGTGAAGGACGCCCTGCTTACGCGCAGCTTCTACACTATCTATAAGCGCGAAAAGCCCGATGTAGTGCTGCACTACACCATCAAGCCCAACATCTACGGCACGCTGGCCGCCAAGCTGGCCGGCATCCCGAGCGTGAACAACGTGAGCGGGCTGGGCACGGTGTTTATCGTGAAAAACCTGGTGAGCCAGGTGGCGCTGGGCCTCTACCGCTTCGCGTTCAAGTTTCCGCGTAAGGTGTTTTTCCAGAACGACGACGACCGGCAGCTGTTCCTGCAGCACCAGCTCGTGCGCCCCGCCATTACCGACCTGTTGCCCGGCTCCGGCGTGGCCACCGACAAGTTCCAGCCCGCCGCCACGTTCCGGCGCCAGGAGCCGTTTGTGTTCCTGATGATTGCGCGTGTGCTTTATGAAAAGGGCGTGGAAGAATACTTTGAGGCCGCCCGCCTGGTGCGCGAGGCCGTGCCCGGCACGCGGGTGCAGCTGCTGGGCGGCGTAGATGAAAGCGGCGGCGTGGGCGTGAAGCGCGCCGTGTTTGAGCAGTGGCTGCAGGCTGGCCACGTCGAGTACCTGGGCACCTCCGACAACGTGGCGGCCCAGATCCGGGAGGCCGACTGCGTGGTGCTGCCCAGCTACCGCGAGGGCACGCCCAAAACCCTGCTCGAAGCCGCCGCCATGGCCAAGCCCATCGTCACGACGGACGTACCCGGCTGCCGCGAAACCGTGGTGGACGGCCAGAACGGCCTGCTCTGCGAGGTGCGCAACGCCGCCGACCTGGCCGCCAAGATGCTGCAGATTCTGCGCCTGCCCGCCGCCGAACTGGAGCAGATGGGCCGCGCCGGCCGCCACCTCGCCGAAACCAAGTTCGACGAGCGGATTGTGCTGGACAAGTATCTGCGCGAAGTAGCCGCCGTAGGAAAACGGTAGCGGCCAGGCCGTCTGGCCACCGCAAAATCTGCCTAACTTGCGGCCCAAAATCCGGCGGAACCGGCCACTAGAAGCTGTTATATGGAGTTCAAGTATTTTGCTATTGCCGGACCGGTAGAGATTCTGCCGCGCGTATTCGGGGATGTCCGGGGCGCCTTTTTCGAGTCGTTCAGTGAGCGGCGGCTGGCCGAAGCCGGCATCAGCGGCGAGTGGGTGCAGGACAACCAGTCACGCTCCGACCGGGGTGTGGTGCGGGGCCTTCACTTCCAGAAGCCGCCCTTCGCCCAGGCCAAGCTGGTGCGCGTGGCCAGCGGCCGCGCCCTCGATGTGATAGTGGATATCCGCCGCGACTCGCCCACCTACGGCCAGCATCTGTCGGTGGAGCTGGACTCGGAGCGCTTCAACATGCTGTATGTGCCCGTAGGCTTCGCGCACGGCTTTACGGCCCTCGAAGACAACACGCTGTTCCTCTACAAGTGCACCAACTATTACGCCCCCGAGTCGGAAGGCGGCCTGCTCTGGAACGACCCCGCGCTGGGCATCAACTGGGGCGTACAAAACCCCACCATCTCCGCCAAAGATCAGGTACTGCCTACCCTGGCCGAGTTCAACAGTCCGTTTTAACTGTCATTGCGAGGAGGTACGACATTCCGCGCATCAAGCGAAGCAATCCTTCCTCTCAGCAAGCAAAGCAACCCTGAATGCAAAGCCCTCTGGCGTTAGTGTACTACACTACTGCCGGAGGGCTTTTTTATTAAGGAAAGTGTCTGCTGCGAGAGGAAGGATTGCTTCGCTTTGCTCGCAATGACAGCTACACCATGTCCAGCAGGCTTTCCAGGCCCATGCCGCGGGAGCCTTTGATGAGAATCTGGCGGCCCTGCAAGGGCTGCTGCTGCAGCCAGCTGGCCGCCTCGGGCTTGGTGGCGAAGTACCGGAACGACGGATCGACGGCGGCGGCGCGGGCCATGTCGGGGCCGATGAGCACCACGGTGCCTAGGGGTAGTTCGGCCAGCAGGTGGCCCAGGGCCTGGTGTTCGGCCGGACTCTCGTCGCCCAGCTCAAACATGTCCCCCAGAATCACCACTTTGGCCGCATTCGACACGCCGGGGCGGGTGGCAAAGCTGCGCAGGGCGGCGGCCATGCTGCTGGGGTTGGCGTTGTAGGCATCCAGCACCACCTCGTTGCGGCCTGTCTGCACCAGTTGCGAGCGGTTGTTGGTGGGGGCGTAGGCGGCCAGCGCGGCGGCCACTTCCTGGGTCGGTACCTCGAAATAAGCCCCCACAGCGGCGGCGGCGGCCAGGTTCGGGAAGTTGTAGTCGCCGGTGATGTGAGCTTCGGCGATGGTGCCATCGGCGAGGCGGAGCACCACCTGCGGGGCGGCGCTGAGCAGCGTGGCCGGGTAGGTGTCGGTGGGGCCGGGGTACGTGACGTGGCCGGGCACGAGGTCGGCGAGGCCGGCGAGGCGGTGGTCGAGGGTGTTGACGAAGGCGGTGCCGCCCACCGTGGCCAGAAACCGGAACAGCTCCGACTTGCCCTTCAGAATGCCCTCCTGCCCGCCAAAGCCTTCCAGGTGGGCCTTGCCGATGTTGGTGATGAGGCCATGCGTGGGCTCGGCCAGCTCGCAGAGCAGCGCAATTTCGCCCTGGTGGTTGGCGCCCATCTCCACAATGGCCAGCTCATGCTCGCCGCTGCGGATGCTGAGCAGCGTGAGCGGCACCCCGATGTGGTTGTTGAGGTTGCCGCGCGTGTACTGCACCTTGTAGCGGCAACTCAGCACGGCGTGCA
Proteins encoded in this region:
- a CDS encoding ASCH/PUA domain-containing protein, with the translated sequence MLYTSSSTRTASVLTPTYHELKVWPACFAAVLDGRKAFDVRFNDRDYQIGDAVLLREYEPESEQYSGRSTERWISYLLQGGAFGLENGWCVLGLAEHPPLPAGVSDTRLW
- the ppk1 gene encoding polyphosphate kinase 1 — encoded protein: MEKTEKKPATAKPELLNRELSWLAFNRRVLQEAQNPQVPLLERLKFMAIFSSNLDEYFKVRVATLRRLVKLKKKTRAKLGEDPAGQLKDLLEEVGRQQQEFGETFRNGLLPALREQHIHLVSEHDLSEEQQQWVQQYFEQNVQDLLSPVILDENLHHLFLKDQTVYLTFHLTEPEASGKKKKHTEDERVMVMELPTKRHGGRFVQLPIIGDERYVMFLDDVIRCCAHTLFPKFGKVQVHAVKLSRDAELDIQEEVSGNLMLKIKSSLQKRETGYPARLLYDPAMPKPVLKALMQKTGIGKDELVEGSRYHNFRDFFGFPDLGLSHLVYEPHPPLPHPTLPRTGKMLPAIAERDHLLNLPYQSFDYVTRLITEAAQDPQVSGISITLYRVSSKSEVAKALLKAVKNGKQVTVVVELKARFDEESNMYWAEKLQKAGANVIYGIPDLKVHSKLLLITRAEEGHNRLYAYLSTGNFNEVTSNIYADHGLFTADPRLTSEVGEVFRYFNDRLDKTGQFEHLLVAPFELREKLNALIDAEIARARKGEDAYIILKLNALQDERMILKLYEASTAGVRVELLIRGISCLIPGRAGQSENITQRGIVDRYLEHARLYVFGNGGDEKLYVASSDWMARNLDRRVEVAFPILDPKLRTEVRHMLDLQRQDSVKSRDWQNNFVGPTTEVAANAAAVRAQFDTYAWLKKNSRRRKTA
- a CDS encoding SixA phosphatase family protein, whose product is MKTLYLMRHAKSSWSFDDLSDEQRPLNERGRTDAPRMGQALAERNIKLDLLLASTAVRSLTTAALVAKELEYQHDKIVVRPDIYHADPMTLLRVVRESPDEAQSVLLVGHNPGITELANLLSPSPLSEEMPTAAIVCLHFQVERWAEADTQNAEFYFFDCPRDSN
- a CDS encoding GEVED domain-containing protein is translated as MKKTFYAVLLAALGMSLSTEAVAQRQCASMEVLERQMASDPGMAQRMQNIENVTRQLEANPVAQRGTALLGTIPVVVHVLYSNANENISDAQIASQIAVLNEDFRKLNSDVSKTPAAFAGLAADAGLQFVLAKRDPNGNATTGIERKSSTKTTWGTADAMKNTATGGLNAWPASQYMNIWVCNIGGGILGYAQFPGGAASTDGVVIGPNYFGRTGYLSAPFNLGRTATHEVGHYLNLRHIWGDANCGSDLVSDTPTQQADNSGCPVFPRRTCGNTTNGDMFMNYMDYTNDACMYMFSTGQSTRMNALFGSGGSRASLLTSLGGTAPGTGGGTTPPPTTVTYCASKGNSVAYEWIDYVKLGTIARTSSKDAGYYNGTALSTTLAAGSSQTISYSAGFAGTAYTEYFKVYIDYNQNGLFTDAGELVVNAAGSNVATTRSSTFTVPATAKSGSTRMRVVMSDASATTSCNSYGYGETEDYTVTISGGTARTSARLASTDYSVYPNPATSVLSIALPADRDPSAVSVKVYDVRGAEQRQATYSTEGQLDISGLSKGVYMLTITDGQQVSHQRFVKE
- a CDS encoding M43 family zinc metalloprotease, translated to MKKTVYSLALAFLGLTSAAFGQELRQGNFELAPTLPGRTCGAMEVLAAQMQADPSLAQRMAAVEAQTQAYEKSPVFSRATAGVVTIPVVVHVVYRTAAENVPTSQIQAQIDVLNKDFAKLNADASLVPAAFAGLAANTNIQFVLAKRDPNGNPTDGIIRKLTKTTSFSSNDAVKNGKRGGSAAWPAGQYLNLWVCNLGQGLLGYAQFPGGTASTDGVVVLYSTLPGGTARPYDKGRTATHEVGHWLNLRHIWGDASCGNDLVSDTPTQQAANYGCPTFPKVSCSNQGDMSMNYMDYTDDACMYMFSTGQSTRMNALFAAGGARASLVTSLGGTALRQSAATAEAQSKVRLFPNPATQTLNVSVPAEQFAGWSVKVYDLRGHEMQQVSYDNQGHIGVAGLPQGLYQAVLTDGTQTIRQRFEKE
- the hflX gene encoding GTPase HflX, with the translated sequence MAKEAKRRQNSTRHPGAVDSAKGRAGRILAKGNKDATYETALEQETAVLVAVPDKRQADARTQEYLDELAFLAETAGVTVTRRFVQRLDKPDIRTFVGEGKLEEIKAYVQHSNTNVVIFDDDLSPSQLRNLEAELKVKIVDRSLLIIDIFARRAKSATARTQVELAQYQYLLPRLTGLWTHLDKQRGGGVSQRGPGETEIETDRRVVRERIDFLKEKLKDLDKQSHTQRKSRGGVVRVALVGYTNVGKSTIMNLLSRSDVFAENKLFATVDSTVRKIVFENVPFLLSDTVGFIRKLPTRLIESFKSTLDEIREADLLIHVVDISHPTFEEQMEVVNATLKDIEAADKPMLLVFNKIDQYRADAPADAVPDFEGMNLDEDLPVRPSLAQLQDTYMAKLHDPVIFISAQERENIDELRDLITRHVSKIHMERYPNFVPGFSVEE
- a CDS encoding c-type cytochrome produces the protein MLNIVLWRLHAVVVVLTLLFFLYKLVLLLTGRQEQLRRLRARTRWADSLLLGAGLLTFAAAYLTYTGPKIPWAWVRAVFLTIIALGFVRALRQERGGAARLFLLGLVVSYGLHTYSALVIQGPQQPNVLRQALLGEAPNAAVLSGTIPTAAGLPETTATPDADVPIENAPAGLSDADAATIADATSDEPAATPSPELAAGQALFAKNCVVCHGPDGQRGLNGAHDLTKSNLNTAGRVYLVTNGLGKMPAFQGKLTDAQIQQVVAYSLTLR